In Dolichospermum flos-aquae CCAP 1403/13F, the following proteins share a genomic window:
- a CDS encoding HAD family hydrolase, which produces MSLKAVLFNFNGVIIKDGLIHIQLIDEILIQENLQTQRVKEREDFLGISHRAYLQNLLKNRGRVVTEAYMAQLLTRKAQAYVLELEKLEKLPLYSGIEDVIFQIRSRHLKMALVSDALSLEIEMVLTSAKLAEYFPVIVSGDDISSDKPNPEGYLLAVERLNQTYPELNLEPDECLVIENTRTGIQAAKRAQMQVVGVANTYPFQMLHRQANWTIDYLIDLDLQRVQEVFLEKDVQSVVPEC; this is translated from the coding sequence ATGAGTTTAAAGGCAGTTTTATTTAATTTTAATGGTGTCATTATTAAAGATGGATTAATCCATATCCAACTGATAGATGAGATTCTTATACAGGAAAATCTTCAAACTCAACGGGTAAAAGAACGTGAAGACTTTTTAGGGATAAGTCATCGCGCTTATCTGCAAAACCTGCTGAAAAATCGTGGTAGGGTGGTGACGGAAGCTTATATGGCTCAATTACTCACTCGCAAAGCTCAAGCTTATGTGTTGGAATTGGAGAAGCTGGAAAAATTGCCTTTGTATTCGGGAATTGAAGATGTAATTTTTCAGATTCGTTCCCGTCATCTCAAAATGGCGTTAGTCAGTGATGCTTTATCCCTAGAAATTGAAATGGTATTAACATCTGCTAAATTAGCTGAATACTTCCCTGTAATTGTGTCGGGGGATGATATCAGCAGCGATAAACCCAACCCGGAAGGCTATTTGCTGGCGGTTGAACGTCTAAATCAGACATATCCAGAATTAAACTTAGAACCTGATGAGTGTTTAGTGATTGAAAATACTCGGACAGGTATTCAAGCAGCTAAACGCGCCCAAATGCAAGTAGTTGGAGTAGCGAATACTTACCCTTTCCAGATGCTACACCGTCAAGCTAATTGGACGATTGATTATCTGATTGATTTGGATTTACAGCGAGTACAGGAAGTTTTTTTAGAAAAAGATGTGCAATCTGTCGTTCCTGAGTGTTAG
- a CDS encoding S-layer homology domain-containing protein has protein sequence MNPINLSWSKLVVTAVSVVALSPISSALAVSRLSSPVASKLGNSPQTQLLVGQSEGEAIDIPVNTSFSPEKKSAFTLYIWQPGGTIKEVIARISIKSKYGNKYRQERFLGDYKYKIKQKAKFVKGFKLGDRIVVRLYDTNNRFIGYSEFVCLPENTAVNLILSANPTENKVVRTFYGFDVNNDSIVDNTNAYDYFTEVNNQKVTFLSSSEKINIVQYQAAGFAKVTTTGAYPTSFSEGDFAVVGKSINAFDSNLAKALTANPGSLVKLTPIQDNSSFELGKLLSEYRKIGVAKGIQVSFSDISKNYWAREYISELAAMEVIGGFPDDSFRPNAPVTRAELAALLQKVFIKSKVREAINFKDVPKRYWAYDAIREAYEMGFFTILNSKNFNPTQKLSRLDVLITLAKGLNYKFTGSTENILSVYSDASSIRSEHRNFIAALTENGVITNYPNKKLLNPKKVATRADVSALLYRAMVSAGEVAELPAK, from the coding sequence ATGAATCCCATTAACTTAAGTTGGAGTAAACTGGTTGTTACAGCCGTTTCTGTTGTCGCATTATCGCCAATATCTTCTGCATTAGCAGTATCAAGACTTTCTTCCCCAGTTGCATCAAAATTAGGTAATTCTCCACAAACGCAACTTTTAGTGGGTCAATCTGAAGGTGAAGCAATTGATATTCCCGTTAATACGAGTTTTTCACCAGAGAAGAAATCAGCTTTCACGCTTTATATATGGCAACCTGGGGGGACAATCAAAGAAGTAATTGCCCGGATTTCTATTAAGAGTAAATATGGCAATAAATATCGCCAAGAAAGGTTTTTAGGTGATTATAAATATAAGATTAAGCAAAAAGCTAAGTTTGTTAAAGGATTTAAATTAGGCGATCGCATTGTTGTCCGTTTATATGATACCAATAATCGCTTTATTGGTTACAGTGAATTTGTTTGTTTGCCGGAAAATACTGCGGTTAACTTGATTTTATCCGCTAATCCCACAGAAAACAAAGTAGTCCGCACCTTTTATGGTTTTGATGTCAATAATGATAGCATTGTTGATAATACCAATGCCTACGATTATTTCACAGAAGTTAATAACCAAAAAGTTACTTTTCTGAGTAGTTCGGAAAAGATTAATATTGTCCAATATCAAGCCGCAGGATTTGCTAAAGTTACCACCACTGGCGCTTATCCTACTTCCTTTAGCGAAGGTGATTTTGCTGTAGTAGGTAAATCTATAAATGCCTTTGATTCTAACTTAGCAAAAGCTTTAACAGCTAATCCTGGTAGTTTGGTAAAGTTGACTCCAATTCAGGACAACTCCAGTTTTGAACTGGGCAAATTATTAAGTGAATATCGGAAAATAGGTGTAGCGAAAGGTATTCAAGTCTCATTTTCTGATATCTCCAAAAACTATTGGGCTAGGGAATATATTTCTGAATTGGCTGCAATGGAAGTAATTGGCGGATTTCCTGATGATTCTTTTCGTCCGAATGCACCAGTAACTCGTGCCGAATTAGCTGCCCTTTTGCAAAAAGTCTTTATTAAAAGTAAAGTTCGAGAAGCAATTAATTTTAAAGATGTTCCTAAACGATATTGGGCTTATGATGCCATTCGAGAAGCTTATGAAATGGGCTTTTTTACTATTCTCAACAGCAAAAACTTTAACCCCACACAAAAGCTGAGTCGTCTAGATGTTTTAATAACTTTAGCCAAAGGATTGAATTATAAATTTACTGGTTCAACGGAAAATATTCTTTCAGTTTATAGTGATGCTTCTAGTATTAGAAGTGAACATCGTAATTTTATCGCCGCATTGACAGAAAATGGTGTAATTACTAATTATCCTAATAAAAAATTACTAAATCCTAAAAAAGTTGCCACTAGAGCCGATGTTTCTGCTTTATTGTATCGGGCAATGGTGAGCGCTGGAGAAGTGGCAGAGTTACCTGCAAAATAA
- a CDS encoding alpha/beta fold hydrolase produces the protein MTTTIQDLQTLEKQVWTWRDYKIQYTVMGTGQPLVLIHGFGASIGHWRKNIPILAAAGYQVFALDLLGFGGSDKATIDYSMEVWAELLKDFCHAHIQTPAIFIGNSIGALLSLIVLTESPEIAAGGVLINSAGGLSHRPHELNPILRVVMATFNKLVANPVTGKFVFNRIRQKSQIRRTLYQVYSDRTAVTDELVDLLYNPSCDPGAQQVFASILTAPPGPGPEELLPKLEFPLLVIWGAEDPWTPITGANIYEAARENGQDIKVVPIPGAGHCPHDEVPDIVNSEIIDWLGQVMGNG, from the coding sequence ATGACAACTACAATCCAGGATTTGCAGACATTAGAAAAACAGGTTTGGACTTGGCGAGATTACAAAATTCAATATACTGTGATGGGTACAGGTCAGCCTTTGGTGCTAATTCACGGTTTTGGCGCTTCTATTGGTCACTGGCGCAAAAATATCCCGATTCTAGCTGCTGCTGGTTATCAGGTGTTTGCTTTAGATTTGCTGGGTTTTGGTGGTTCTGATAAAGCAACTATAGATTATAGCATGGAAGTGTGGGCAGAATTATTAAAGGATTTTTGCCATGCACATATTCAAACACCAGCAATATTTATTGGTAATTCTATTGGCGCTCTTTTAAGTTTAATTGTTTTAACAGAATCTCCAGAAATTGCGGCTGGAGGCGTGTTAATTAACTCTGCTGGTGGTTTGAGTCACCGTCCCCATGAATTAAATCCAATTTTGCGAGTTGTAATGGCAACTTTTAACAAGTTGGTGGCTAACCCAGTGACAGGTAAATTCGTTTTTAACCGGATTCGGCAAAAATCACAAATTCGCCGGACTTTATATCAAGTATATAGCGATCGCACTGCGGTGACAGATGAACTTGTAGATTTACTTTATAACCCATCTTGTGACCCCGGAGCGCAACAAGTTTTTGCTTCTATTCTCACTGCACCTCCCGGTCCAGGTCCAGAGGAATTATTACCCAAGTTAGAATTTCCCTTATTAGTAATTTGGGGTGCAGAAGATCCTTGGACACCAATTACGGGAGCGAATATCTATGAAGCAGCGCGAGAAAATGGTCAAGATATTAAAGTTGTTCCTATTCCCGGCGCTGGTCATTGTCCCCATGATGAAGTTCCAGATATTGTGAATAGTGAAATTATTGATTGGTTAGGACAGGTAATGGGTAATGGGTAA
- a CDS encoding Uma2 family endonuclease: MVSQIAAPAQPEVIYPDCDGQPVANNTIQFRILVEIQQNLDWLFADNPNVFVAGDLFWYPVEGKNTIVNAPDVFVVLGRPKGDRLSYMQWKEAGIPPQIVFEIISPSNTRAEMEKKLLFYDRYGVEEYYIYDPDKNNLQGWLRAEDGLDIITKITDFISPRLKIRFLLGEETLQLYHPNGNPFLTYAEIAQRAEQERQRAEQERQRAEQAEQARKNAIPKLLEMGLSVEQIATALSLSVEEVSIQQLSYTD, translated from the coding sequence ATGGTTTCACAAATCGCAGCACCAGCCCAGCCAGAGGTCATTTACCCAGATTGTGACGGACAACCGGTGGCAAACAATACGATTCAGTTTCGCATTCTTGTAGAAATTCAACAAAATTTAGATTGGCTGTTTGCTGATAACCCCAATGTATTTGTCGCTGGAGATTTATTTTGGTATCCAGTTGAAGGCAAAAATACCATCGTTAATGCTCCTGATGTTTTCGTAGTATTGGGTAGACCAAAAGGCGATAGACTTTCCTATATGCAATGGAAGGAAGCAGGTATTCCTCCCCAAATCGTCTTTGAAATTATTTCTCCTAGTAATACGAGAGCGGAAATGGAGAAAAAATTACTTTTCTATGACCGTTATGGTGTAGAAGAATATTATATCTATGATCCTGACAAAAATAATTTACAAGGTTGGTTAAGGGCTGAAGATGGTTTGGATATTATTACCAAAATTACAGACTTTATTAGTCCCCGGCTAAAAATTCGGTTTCTGTTGGGCGAGGAGACTTTACAGCTTTATCATCCTAATGGTAATCCATTTTTAACTTACGCGGAAATTGCTCAACGGGCTGAACAAGAAAGACAACGGGCTGAACAAGAAAGACAACGGGCTGAACAAGCAGAACAAGCCAGAAAAAATGCCATACCCAAATTATTAGAAATGGGTTTGAGCGTGGAACAAATAGCCACTGCTTTGAGTTTATCAGTTGAGGAAGTAAGTATTCAGCAATTATCATACACAGATTAA
- the uvrA gene encoding excinuclease ABC subunit UvrA, producing the protein MSENLAASLNDVLPTAHNSQNTIRIRGARQHNLKNIDLELPRDRLIVFTGVSGSGKSSLAFDTIFAEGQRRYVESLSAYARQFLGQLDKPDVEAIEGLSPAISIDQKSTSHNPRSTVGTVTEIYDYLRLLYGRAGEPHCPMCDRSIAPQTIDQMCDRIMELPDRTRFQILAPVVRGKKGTHRKLISGLAAQGFVRIRVNGEVRELSDSIELDKNNTHTIELVIDRLVKKDGIQERLVDSLATCLKQSNGIATIEVLKDTLDKIALERSDSKYIATEAENQGISEQELPTEMVFSENFACPEHGAVMEELSPRLFSFNSPYGACPHCHGIGTLRRFSPELVVPNPDSPMYAAIAPWSEKENSYYLELLYAVGLNYGFELQTQWGKLTPEQQKVVLYGEEKRTTEAQRSQSFKGVIPILQRQYEGGTELVKQKLEEYLIDQPCEVCGGKRLKPEALAVKLGQYGILDFTSVSIRECRERIEKLKLSTRQTQIADLVLREVKARLQFLLDVGLDYLTLDRPAMTLSGGEAQRIRLATQIGSGLTGVLYVLDEPSIGLHQRDNGKLLKTLTKLRDLGNTLIVVEHDEETIRAANYIVDIGPGAGIHGGNIISEGSFEDLLNAEASLTGAYLSGRRVITTPAKRREGNGRALTIRNAHRNNLQNIDVEIPLGKLVSVTGVSGSGKSTLINELLYPALQHHLLKKAPAPKDMDEIKGLNCVDKAIVIDQSPIGRTPRSNPATYTGVFDIIRDVFSQTVEAKTRGYKPGQFSFNVKGGRCEACSGQGVNVIEMNFLPDVYVQCEICKGARYNRETLQVKYKDKSISDVLNMTVEEALDFCQNIPKALTRLQTLFDVGLGYVQLGQPATTLSGGEAQRVKLATELSRRATGKTLYLIDEPTTGLSFYDVHKLLDVLQRLVDKGNSILVIEHNLDVIRCSDWVIDLGPEGGDKGGELIAAGTPEDVAKNPRSYTGQYLQQVLAQYPAVI; encoded by the coding sequence ATGTCAGAAAATCTAGCTGCTTCTTTAAACGATGTGCTTCCAACCGCTCACAATAGCCAGAATACTATCCGCATTCGGGGCGCTAGGCAGCATAATCTGAAAAATATTGATTTGGAATTACCCCGCGATCGCTTGATTGTCTTTACTGGCGTTTCTGGTTCGGGTAAGTCTTCTTTAGCCTTCGATACCATTTTCGCTGAAGGTCAACGCCGTTATGTCGAATCCCTCAGCGCCTATGCTCGACAATTTTTGGGACAGTTGGATAAACCCGACGTTGAAGCAATTGAAGGTTTAAGTCCGGCAATTTCCATTGACCAAAAATCAACTTCCCATAATCCCCGTTCGACGGTGGGGACAGTCACGGAAATTTATGATTATCTGCGCTTGTTATATGGTCGCGCTGGTGAACCCCATTGTCCCATGTGCGATCGCTCTATTGCCCCTCAGACCATTGACCAGATGTGCGATCGCATCATGGAACTTCCCGACCGTACCCGCTTCCAAATTCTAGCCCCTGTAGTCCGGGGGAAAAAGGGAACTCACCGTAAATTAATTTCTGGTTTAGCCGCCCAAGGATTTGTCCGCATTAGGGTAAATGGAGAGGTGCGAGAGCTATCAGATTCTATCGAGTTAGACAAAAATAACACACATACTATAGAACTGGTTATTGACAGATTAGTTAAAAAAGATGGTATTCAAGAGCGTTTGGTAGATTCTCTGGCAACTTGTCTTAAGCAATCTAACGGAATCGCCACAATTGAGGTATTAAAAGATACATTGGATAAGATAGCGCTGGAGCGGTCTGATAGTAAGTATATAGCAACTGAGGCAGAAAATCAAGGTATTTCAGAACAAGAATTACCCACAGAAATGGTATTTTCGGAAAACTTTGCTTGTCCCGAACATGGTGCGGTAATGGAAGAATTATCCCCCCGATTGTTTTCTTTTAATTCCCCTTATGGCGCTTGTCCCCATTGTCATGGGATTGGAACTTTAAGAAGATTTTCTCCGGAGTTGGTTGTCCCTAATCCAGATTCGCCCATGTATGCAGCGATCGCACCTTGGTCAGAAAAGGAAAACTCCTATTATTTAGAGTTGTTGTATGCTGTGGGGTTAAATTATGGCTTTGAGTTACAAACTCAATGGGGGAAGTTGACACCGGAACAGCAAAAAGTTGTCTTGTATGGGGAAGAGAAACGAACCACAGAGGCGCAGAGGTCGCAGAGTTTTAAGGGTGTAATTCCCATTTTACAAAGACAGTATGAAGGGGGAACGGAGTTAGTTAAACAGAAATTAGAAGAATATTTAATTGACCAACCCTGCGAAGTTTGCGGTGGGAAAAGATTAAAACCGGAAGCCTTAGCTGTGAAGTTAGGACAATATGGAATTTTAGATTTTACCAGTGTTTCCATTCGAGAATGTCGGGAAAGAATCGAAAAATTAAAATTGAGTACTAGACAAACTCAAATAGCTGATTTAGTTCTCAGAGAAGTTAAAGCCAGATTACAATTTTTATTAGATGTTGGCTTAGATTATCTCACCTTAGATCGTCCCGCTATGACATTATCAGGTGGAGAAGCCCAACGCATTCGATTAGCCACACAAATCGGTTCAGGACTAACAGGAGTTCTTTACGTTTTAGATGAACCAAGTATTGGGTTACATCAAAGAGATAACGGAAAATTACTCAAAACATTAACCAAATTACGCGACTTAGGAAATACCTTAATAGTTGTCGAACATGACGAAGAAACTATCCGCGCTGCTAACTATATAGTTGATATTGGTCCCGGTGCAGGAATTCATGGGGGAAATATTATTTCCGAAGGCAGTTTTGAGGATTTACTCAACGCAGAAGCATCTTTAACTGGTGCTTACCTATCAGGAAGAAGAGTGATCACTACCCCAGCTAAAAGACGAGAAGGAAATGGCCGCGCCTTAACTATTAGAAATGCCCATCGTAACAACTTACAAAATATAGATGTAGAAATTCCCTTGGGAAAACTTGTCTCCGTTACAGGTGTTTCTGGTTCAGGAAAATCTACCTTAATTAACGAATTACTTTATCCAGCCTTACAACATCATTTACTGAAAAAAGCTCCCGCACCCAAAGACATGGATGAAATCAAGGGTTTAAACTGCGTTGATAAAGCCATTGTCATTGACCAATCACCCATTGGGAGAACTCCCCGTTCTAACCCTGCAACTTACACCGGAGTTTTCGATATTATTCGTGATGTTTTTTCCCAAACTGTTGAAGCTAAAACCAGAGGTTATAAACCTGGACAATTTTCTTTTAATGTTAAAGGTGGACGGTGTGAAGCTTGTAGTGGACAAGGTGTAAATGTCATCGAAATGAATTTTCTCCCTGACGTTTATGTGCAATGTGAAATTTGCAAAGGTGCGAGATATAACCGGGAAACTCTCCAAGTTAAATATAAGGATAAATCAATTTCTGATGTTTTGAATATGACGGTTGAAGAAGCATTAGATTTCTGTCAAAATATTCCCAAAGCCCTAACTAGATTACAAACTTTATTTGATGTTGGTTTGGGTTATGTGCAGTTAGGACAACCAGCGACAACTTTATCTGGTGGAGAAGCCCAACGGGTGAAATTAGCCACGGAATTATCTCGACGCGCGACTGGGAAAACACTTTATTTAATAGATGAACCAACTACAGGTTTATCTTTTTATGATGTCCACAAATTGTTGGACGTTTTACAAAGATTGGTAGATAAGGGAAATTCCATTTTAGTGATTGAACATAATTTAGATGTCATTCGTTGTTCTGATTGGGTGATAGATTTGGGACCTGAAGGTGGAGATAAGGGCGGAGAACTGATTGCTGCGGGAACGCCTGAAGATGTGGCAAAAAATCCTCGTTCTTATACTGGTCAATATTTACAGCAGGTGTTGGCGCAATATCCAGCAGTTATCTAA
- a CDS encoding ABC1 kinase family protein: MMVKTLPSSSRTSQEDSRGGELSVIEVVAEQNPQTVAIKSAEASPQPRHRVRVGSEPESVLYDPVEIQAQYSGRFLQVIRRILTVLKPILSFVLGLWWDKQWGILVKNERRRAVQLRDLLTKLGPAYIKIGQALSTRPDLVPPIYLEELTRLQDQLPAFPNEIAYQFIEEELGATPLEIYAELSSQPIAAASLGQVYQGRLKTGEEVAIKVQRPDLRERITIDLYILRNLAGWIQHNFQRVRSDLVGILDELGDRIFEEMDYIHEGENAERFFELYGHMKDIYVPKIYWEYTNRRVLTMEWINGIKLTQPEKIAALGINARYLIEVGVQCSLRQLLEHGFFHADPHPGNLLATMDGKLAYLDFGMMSEVKPAQRYGLIEAIVHVVNREFDSLAKDYVKLEFLSPETDLTPIVPAFAKVFANAEGASVADLNIKSITDDLSALMYEYPFRVPPYYALIIRSLVTLEGIAIYIDPDFKVLSEAYPYVAKRLLTDPANELRTSLQELLFKDGKFRWNRLENLLKNARSNQEYDLNLVVNQGVEFLSSDRGSFIRDRLVDEFFNGVDAVSKNALHNLTYVLRERVGITAINQIPSASVEQQQTLEYIKRIAGILRGTKGFDATKFAPQLAQIIVNPGVQLLGQQIATRVTQKAVTRIIRELLA; the protein is encoded by the coding sequence ATGATGGTTAAGACACTTCCCTCTAGTTCTCGAACAAGTCAGGAGGACAGTCGCGGAGGCGAATTGTCCGTAATTGAGGTAGTAGCAGAACAAAATCCACAGACTGTAGCAATCAAATCGGCTGAAGCTTCTCCACAGCCCAGACATCGGGTGCGGGTGGGATCTGAACCGGAGTCGGTGCTGTATGATCCTGTGGAAATACAAGCACAGTATAGTGGGCGATTCCTGCAAGTTATCCGGCGGATTTTGACGGTTTTAAAACCAATTCTGTCCTTTGTCTTGGGGTTATGGTGGGATAAGCAATGGGGAATTTTGGTTAAAAATGAACGTCGTCGGGCTGTTCAACTCAGAGATTTATTAACAAAGTTGGGTCCAGCTTACATTAAAATTGGTCAGGCCTTATCCACTAGACCAGATTTAGTCCCACCAATTTACCTGGAAGAATTAACTAGACTCCAAGATCAATTACCAGCTTTTCCTAATGAAATAGCTTACCAGTTTATTGAGGAAGAATTGGGAGCAACACCATTAGAGATTTATGCAGAATTGTCTTCACAACCGATTGCGGCGGCTTCTTTAGGACAGGTATATCAGGGAAGATTGAAAACTGGCGAAGAAGTAGCGATTAAGGTACAACGCCCAGATTTACGAGAAAGAATTACTATAGATTTGTATATTTTGCGGAATTTGGCTGGTTGGATACAGCACAATTTCCAGCGAGTCCGCAGTGATTTAGTGGGGATTTTAGATGAATTAGGCGATCGCATTTTTGAAGAAATGGACTATATTCATGAAGGCGAAAATGCGGAACGCTTTTTTGAATTATATGGTCACATGAAGGATATTTATGTCCCCAAAATTTACTGGGAATACACCAACCGTCGCGTTTTAACGATGGAATGGATTAACGGCATTAAATTAACTCAACCCGAAAAAATTGCCGCTTTAGGAATCAATGCGCGGTATTTAATTGAAGTTGGTGTCCAGTGTTCTTTACGTCAATTATTAGAACATGGATTTTTTCATGCTGACCCTCATCCAGGTAACTTGTTAGCGACTATGGATGGTAAATTAGCTTATCTCGATTTTGGCATGATGAGCGAAGTTAAACCAGCCCAACGTTATGGTTTAATTGAGGCAATTGTCCACGTTGTCAATCGAGAATTTGATAGTTTAGCAAAAGACTATGTAAAGTTAGAATTCCTCAGTCCAGAAACAGACCTTACCCCCATCGTTCCCGCTTTTGCAAAGGTATTTGCTAATGCCGAAGGTGCAAGTGTCGCGGATTTGAATATTAAAAGCATCACCGATGATTTATCAGCTTTAATGTATGAATATCCTTTCCGCGTCCCTCCCTATTACGCTTTAATTATTCGTTCTCTTGTGACTTTGGAAGGGATTGCAATTTATATAGATCCCGATTTTAAAGTTCTCAGTGAAGCCTATCCTTATGTTGCTAAACGGCTTTTAACAGATCCGGCAAATGAGTTAAGAACATCATTACAAGAATTACTGTTTAAAGATGGTAAATTTCGCTGGAATCGGTTGGAGAATTTATTAAAAAATGCCCGCAGTAACCAAGAATATGATCTTAATTTGGTTGTTAATCAAGGAGTAGAATTTCTCTCTTCTGACCGAGGTTCATTTATTCGTGACAGATTAGTTGATGAATTTTTCAACGGTGTAGATGCTGTTAGTAAAAATGCCTTGCATAACTTGACTTATGTACTGCGAGAAAGGGTAGGAATCACCGCAATCAATCAAATTCCTTCAGCAAGTGTTGAACAACAACAAACTTTAGAATATATTAAACGCATTGCTGGGATTTTGCGAGGAACTAAAGGCTTTGATGCCACAAAATTTGCTCCTCAATTAGCCCAAATCATTGTTAATCCAGGAGTTCAACTTTTAGGTCAACAAATTGCCACTCGCGTTACTCAAAAAGCAGTCACTCGGATAATTCGAGAGTTATTAGCATAA